Proteins co-encoded in one Cynocephalus volans isolate mCynVol1 chromosome 11, mCynVol1.pri, whole genome shotgun sequence genomic window:
- the FAM107A gene encoding actin-associated protein FAM107A isoform X2, with protein MAQRLGEWARGPAEATGLYRAVLLRSASMYSEIQRERADIGGLMARPEYREWNPELIKPKKLINPVKASRSHQELHRELLMNHRRGLGVDSKPELQRVLEHRRRNQLIKKKKEELEAKRLQCPFEQELLRRQQRLNQLEKQPEKEEDHAPEFIKVRENLRRIATLTSEERAL; from the exons ATGGCGCAGAGGCTGGGCGAGTGGGCACGGGGGCCCGCCGAGGCCACCGGGCTCTACCGGGCGGTGCTGCTCAGGTCGG CCTCAATGTACTCAGAGATCCAGAGGGAGCGGGCGGACATTGGGGGCCTGATGGCCCGGCCAGAGTACAGAGAGTGGAATCCAGAGCTCATCAAGCCCAAGAAGCTAATAAACCCCGTGAAGGCCTCCCGGAGTCACCAGGAGCTGCACCGGGAGCTGCTCATGAACCACAGAAG AGGCCTTGGCGTGGACAGCAAGCCGGAGCTGCAGCGTGTCCTGGAACACCGCCGTCGCAACCAGCTCAtcaagaagaagaaggaggagttGGAGGCCAAGCGGCTGCAATGCCCCTTCGAGCAGGAGCTGCTGAGACGGCAGCAGAGGCTGAACCAG ctggaaaaacagccagaaaaggaagaggaccATGCCCCAGAGTTTATTAAAGTCAGGGAAAACCTGCGGAGAATTGCCACGCTGACAAGTGAAGAGAGAGCACTGTAG
- the FAM107A gene encoding actin-associated protein FAM107A isoform X1, with translation MYSEIQRERADIGGLMARPEYREWNPELIKPKKLINPVKASRSHQELHRELLMNHRRGLGVDSKPELQRVLEHRRRNQLIKKKKEELEAKRLQCPFEQELLRRQQRLNQLEKQPEKEEDHAPEFIKVRENLRRIATLTSEERAL, from the exons ATGTACTCAGAGATCCAGAGGGAGCGGGCGGACATTGGGGGCCTGATGGCCCGGCCAGAGTACAGAGAGTGGAATCCAGAGCTCATCAAGCCCAAGAAGCTAATAAACCCCGTGAAGGCCTCCCGGAGTCACCAGGAGCTGCACCGGGAGCTGCTCATGAACCACAGAAG AGGCCTTGGCGTGGACAGCAAGCCGGAGCTGCAGCGTGTCCTGGAACACCGCCGTCGCAACCAGCTCAtcaagaagaagaaggaggagttGGAGGCCAAGCGGCTGCAATGCCCCTTCGAGCAGGAGCTGCTGAGACGGCAGCAGAGGCTGAACCAG ctggaaaaacagccagaaaaggaagaggaccATGCCCCAGAGTTTATTAAAGTCAGGGAAAACCTGCGGAGAATTGCCACGCTGACAAGTGAAGAGAGAGCACTGTAG